The region GgggcaaaatggtgtccatGGGCCTGTGACTTGTGTTCCGGCCAATGTTGTTGAAACGACAAATTTGTTGCCACGGTCCAATATGGAAGGCTCTATGCTCCGTGTCAAGCTCAAAAGGAAGCTGACTTACAAAGGACACTATGAGTACCATTTTGTGGACAGCATGCACATTCGTGAAGCCTTAAGGTATTTAAAAGAGTCAAAtgtgcattatgaagatatCGAGTACAACGAGGAGTGGGTCAATGACTTTTGTAGGGAACCTGATGCCTCTCAGGTGGAGGACAGTGGTCCTGCTGTAGATGTCACACCACCTCTAGATGCAGAAGATGAACTTCTCCATGATAGACAGCAACACTGCATGTTTCAGGACACTTGTTTAATGCCAGTTGACATTGGTCAGGAAGCGCTAGATCAGTATTACgacaatatattgaatgtgGCTCCGGCAGAAGGCAATAATCCTGTGAGGTTGCTTTCTGACCATTCGAATGAAGCTAGATGTTTCCCTGTGTTGTTTCCACATGGTCGTTTCACGTTTCATGATACTCGAAAATATAGGCTGACGGCGTCGCGATATTTCAATAATCGTATCATGCATGCTGATAAGCGGTTTGGGCAGAATGTGGAATACATATTCTATGCTCAGTACTTGTGTGAACTTGTGCAGGTGGTGTCGAGCATTTCCATTGCTTTATGCAAAGGAATTGCTGGTTTGgtggcaaaaatggccaaggatttgttgaccaacgatgagtcgttaaagacattgttggaatgtgaccaGGGCTATCGTTTTCTGAAGCCCATCAGAGGCACTCCAGCCTTTTGGCAGAGTACACAGCGCAATATTTTGGCTTGTGTGCGTCAACTTGgtgttcccacgtggttttgctctttttcatCTGCTGATTTACGGTGGAAAAACATGTTGGACTGCATTTTGAGAGAAGAAGAACGCAAACGGCTGCAGAGTTGGAGTGGGCTGACAGGTGTGATATGTTGCGACGGAATCCTGTGACTGCTGCACGGATGTTTGATTTCTGGTGGCATGTCTTGGTGATAATGTCTTCGAGCCAACCGATTGGCAAAGTTGTAGACTATTTTTACCGGGTGGAATTTCAGCAGCGTGGTTCCCCGCATGTACATTGTTTGTTCTGGGTAGAGAATGCCCCACGGATTGACGTTAACTCGGATGAAGAAGTCGCAAATTTTATTGATAGATATGTTACTTGTGAATTGCAGACACAGGATGAAGGATTGACAGAGACAACAGTGTCTTCTGTGCAGCAGCATTCTAAGCGACAttctaaaacatgcaaaaagaaaaacaccgtGTGCCGTTTCGGTTTTCCCAAACCCGTGTCAGGACGAACATTTATTAGCCATCAGTTTGACGGACAGGGACAAAAAACATGTACTTGTCAGGATAGCCAATCAACCGGTgttaaacatgcacatgtccaaaagcatcccaaaatgccgcaaacatgaaagcagaagaCGCGTCCGCAATTGTGACATCCATTAAAAAAGCGCTTGCTGACGAGAACCACGCGTATCAAAGTGtggaacatttgttccatagtctcggtataacacaaaatacttttgaGTCCGCACATCGCCGCTTGGGTCGTCGTACGGAAGTGCTAATGAAGTGTCAAATCAATGAGATTGAATGAGCAAACCTCTGCTGAAATGCTGGAATGCTAatatggacatccagtatgtcGTTGATGCGTATGCGTGCGTGGTTTATATAATCTCATATATTTCCAAAGCTGAGAGGGAGATTGGATTGCTGCTGAGTAATGCCCagaaagaagcatccaaacaggcaaaCGTCAGTGCCAAAGAGGCCTTAAAAAGTCTTGGCAGTGTGTACTTGCACAATAGAGACGTGTGTGCACAAGAGGCCGTTTACCGGGTGACAAATATGCATCTTAAAGAATGCTCGCGCAAAGTAGTTTTTGTTCCAACAGGGGACAATGTGGTCAAAATGAGTTTGCCTTTGAGTGTTTTGCGACAAAAAGCTTCATCAGCCGAATTAACAACGGAAGACATGTGGATGACCAGCATTTTCGACCGttataaaaacagaccaaaCGACGACACGTTCAATGACATGTGCTTGGCACAATTGGCTTCCGAATACCGCATCATCAGCAAAAACCAAAGGTCGGCATCCAAAATTGAACCTAAAAACAACTACGGACATGTGACAAAACGTACACGGACCAAACCTGCCGTAGTACGCTCTGCGCGCTTTTCAGAAACCAAAAACCCAGAGTTGTATTATCGTAGCCTTTTGCAGTTGTATCTGCCATGCCGGGTGGATTTGCAGTTAAGACCTGCCAACTGCCCAACATTTGAAGAGTTTTATGACAATGGTGCGGTCCGATTAGATGATGGGTAGATGCATTCTGTTGGATCCATAgtggaaacaaataaacaacatttcgaCAACGACGGGGATGAACTGGACAGCATCCAAAGATCTATTGATCACAGCGGTATTGCTGAGGATGCGTGGTGTCTGCTTTGTCCAGAACAAGAGTTGGAAAGGCTACAGTGCGAAGAAGAACgtcggaaaaaaacagcagttggtcgaagaagaggcagaagtaatacctgacttggcaaatgaaaacagaaccgctctaaacttacaaaagcaaaagtcaatgagtcgaaatgatggcttggcattgatccgctccctaaataacactcaaatggacatttttttacaaaattagacagtggtgccttgataaagtaggtgggagaaaacccgagcctttacacttattcatcacaggtggtgccgggacaggaaaaagccacctaattaaagccatccaatatgaggctaccaggttgttgtcaacaatgtgtcggcaaccggacaatatttctgtctgtctgacTGCACCAACAGGGATTGCTGCTTACAATTTGAATGCCACAACCATCCACAGCACCTTGAGCATTGGCAAGGATACCCGTTTGCCTTACACACCACTGGGTGAGGAAACGGTGAATTCCTTGCGTGCCAAGTTCGCGGACCTCCAAATTTTGATAATCGATGAAATATCAATTGttgatcacaagttgttgacaTACATTCATGGTGGTAGGTTGCGACAAATTAAGCAAACTGGTGACTATGCTGCATTTGTCAACGTCAGCATCATCGCCGTCGGTGATTTCTACCAGTTACCGCCAGTCAAAGGAAAGCCTCTCTATGTCAAAGACGCCACTTTCAACTTGTGGACAAAGCTTTTCCGTGTGGTCGAACTGACAATGATAGTCCGTCAAAAAGATAATCAATTTGCAGCATTGCTAAATAGACTCCGCAAACATCCGAAAGGCGCGGCGTTGTTGGAAACAGACATAGAACTTCTGAAACAGCGCGAAACGGGTGAGGTCAGCTCCGCGTTACATGTGTTTCCAACCAATCAACAAGTAAACGAGTACAACCTAAAATCAGCTTTTCAGGATCTGTACACAATAATAAAAGCTCAGGATtacagccaaaacaaaaaatccggtaaattagaaaaaaaaagttgggcaccacagcaaagtttACAACACGTGTTTAGAGGAAACTCTGGACATCGCTAAAGATGCTCGTGTAATGCTTTGCAAACACATTGATATTGAGGACGGCTTAGTTAACAGGGTTTGTGGCACCGTCTCTGACATTCTTTTCCAGCAGGATGACACATTTCACAGTAGGATCTATGTAAAATTTGATGATGCCCAAGTAGGTAAACAAAGGCACGCACAAACTACTAATGAGTCCGTCACGCTAAaagacagtacatttattctgccaaaggaagaaaaggtaactaaaagtggtggcatgcgtcaccagttccctctgaagctcgcttgggcttgcacggtgcataaagtccagggtgttaccgtGAGCAATGCAGTTGTGTGTCTGGACAGGGTGTTCTCCGCAGGGCAGGCATATGTAGCCTTGAGTCGGGTCACAGGTTTAACTGGTTTGATTATTCAGGACTTTGATGCagcaaaaatatactgtaatgatGCCATTAAGGATGCTGTAGGAAGGATGTCACCATTTTtgagcaaaaatgtaccaccACAACATGTGCAACCACAATTCACgatttatttgatgaatgtccaaaatttgacaaaacatgcgtcagatttggcagcatgtacacagcacctgcagcctaactgcatcgctgtgacagaaacgtggctgccgacggcatgtacacccagcagtgtaaccattcctgggtaccatttccatagccaaccacgatgtttgtcttactccagcagtaaccctgctttggtagaattacaagggcaacagcatgGCGGAGTTGGCATGTACATTGCAGACCACCTGCACTGTAGTGTTGTCTCCGCCCCAAACTTCAACTTGGAAGTTTTACTGGTGAACTGCTCCGCACCCAGTGTGTTAATAGCAGTTGTGTATCGACCACCCTCCTATCCAATGGCGTTGTTTCAAGGTCACCTTGGCACGCTGCTGGATTGGTTGCACCAGAAGTACACCAGCGTTGTCGTACTGggagattttaatgaaaatttgttaaaatcttccactatcagcacatggctaggaaagggttctgccagtcagtcaaacatccaaccacagaaaagggtacactaattgaccatgtttatgtcaaaacatcacactttgatgTAGAATCGGTTGTGATGCCCACTTATTTCAGTAACCATGAAGGgattttgtgctcttttaaacaccaaatttaaaatgcacacacacactccacttcAGCATCTTATAGTGTGTAAAATAGGTTCAGGTTCgaccagtggacaatttacaatccacgagtttacttgcccacgagaacggtggattgtatttgtcaatcactgaataaaagtgaaaccaCTGGCCAAAATTAAGATCCCAGTTTCTGTTTAGGATGGTAactattttccttatttgtcaAACCAGAAAATTAacattgtacatattgtaaacatgtacattttgtgaacatgtacatattgtaaacatgtacatattgttaatatgtaaatattgtaacctctgcatatattttaaatagtatatatgtatatgtatatatacatattccatatgtatatatatgtatatatgtaaatagtacctgatgaaatgatcccagcgctgcctcactcacctgtccTCTTGTCTTGATAGTTACCGCATGTCTGCCTTAAAATTAAATACTaaagggattcaaacctttTTGAACACAAAGAGTTGATATTTTTCTAACCAGATTGTATTAGTCAATCACTGGCGCAAAATTCAACCACTGCCCAAAATTAAGATTCAAAGGGATTAAAACTATGGACTTTTCTGAACACATAGTTGGTATTTTTCTtaccagtggacaatttacaatccacgagtttACTCAACCACaagaacggtggattgtgtttgtcaatcactgatgaaaaaatacgttttttcagACACGGTAATGAAGACAATGAgggcaatgtaaatatgtaaaaatgtaaataatgtaaatatgtgaatacTGTGAATGTATATTGTGACTAACCTCTGCTCTTGTCTTTCTAGTTGCCGCCTGTCTTCAGTTCCACGCACATCATCTttatattaacatagtagcagtagaagtgCGTGCGTATATTagttaacatagtagcagtagaatagcatagaagtaaaactaatcccataagtgcatcataccaactattataatagcaatgtagtcgtttgcatgcatgtgaggtttcatcaacaggacaagacccctctgacggtgtgagtgtcctctgacaactgctgcatgtggtaagatatggagctgttttcacttttcattttggtcaaattctgttcatgtgtgaaacacttgacttttttgccaCTTGACATTATACTCATGTGATTTCTCCCGATACGTAAACCGAGCTCCAGACCACAAGTTAAACTTTGcttagtaaataaaatacatcttgaaatgttgccagtcacataaaacattttctttttgagCAAGTAGCTTTAATTAGCTGGACGTTGGAAACACCTCCACCATGCTAAATGggacacagaatcttacatgagtttatgttctgcaggggaaaaatgttaacctgttaaccaaaatgtatgggggccttgtgcttgtgctactaaaattatacataaaatgccatggtacttgtagtaaaaaaaaccttcctcatGCTGTCTTCGTTGACCTTTTTATATGATCATAGCAAGTTTACTAACGCATTTGTTTCACGCTTTGTCTGACCTGTAGTGAATGCTGGCTGCTTCCAGAGGAGGTCCCACCGTTGCACCTTGACATCCACCCATTGCTGACTGGAAAGGATACTGGTGATTCCGGGAACTGGTCATCATGGGACTGCAACTACTGATCCTTTCCTCCACCCATTCTTAACCCTCTGTCCTTTCTTCACCACTGTCTACCTACCATCTCTCCGTCATCCCTCTCAACCCAACCGGTCGAGACAGAAGGCCGCCCcatagagcctgggttctgtccaaggtttctcaaagagtttttccttgcctccgttgccaagtgcttgtttgtgtggggttcagttggttcCCTCTCTCGAGCCTGTGATTCTAGAAAACTTCCATATGATGATTTGTATTGGCACTATATGAAATAAATTGGCTTGACATAACTGATTTTGTCATATCTGCATGTTTAGTACATAACCCCACAcgtgttcattcatagtttagAGAATCTACAATGTCAACTCAGTCTCT is a window of Doryrhamphus excisus isolate RoL2022-K1 chromosome 5, RoL_Dexc_1.0, whole genome shotgun sequence DNA encoding:
- the LOC131129931 gene encoding uncharacterized protein LOC131129931, producing the protein MFKHQVLQCHREHYSRSSASASLVNTCINEEYLHQCNAECTVPCVLVESGRGQLWICYTCHYKISKGEFPPECVANNLRVDPIPPELDCLNSLEQHLIALNIPFMKMLALPKGGQNGVHGPVTCVPANVVETTNLLPRSNMEGSMLRVKLKRKLTYKGHYEYHFVDSMHIREALRYLKESNVHYEDIEYNEEWVNDFCREPDASQVEDSGPAVDVTPPLDAEDELLHDRQQHCMFQDTCLMPVDIGQEALDQYYDNILNVAPAEGNNPVRLLSDHSNEARCFPVLFPHGRFTFHDTRKYRLTASRYFNNRIMHADKRFGQNVEYIFYAQYLCELVQVVSSISIALCKGIAGLVAKMAKDLLTNDESLKTLLECDQGYRFLKPIRGTPAFWQSTQRNILACVRQLGVPTWFCSFSSADLRWKNMLDCILREEERKRLQSWSGLTGVICCDGIL